A single region of the Streptomyces sp. ITFR-16 genome encodes:
- a CDS encoding molybdopterin molybdotransferase MoeA, whose product MTRRSGENPAPPPRSRSAAGSAEADTPESDDGENATDTDTARKRAAAEAEEERAVAQALALVARQAPHPAGPGFAGRSASSHGEATSRAIPWAEARALAARAGRAAPVRTVRLPLDRALGHVLAEPLAALTDLPSFDTSAMDGWAVAGPGPWHIRAKEGILAGHGAPAPLPDGDAVRIATGARVPADVNAVIRSEHAHADETKGLLHAQRQVSPGQDIRPRGQECRSGDQLLPTGAVVTPAVLGLAAAAGYDELLARPRPRVDVLVLGDELLTAGLPRDGLIRDALGPMIGPWLRALGADVSEPRRLGDDAEALRQALTGSDADLIVTTGGTASGPVDHVHPVLDRIGAELLVDGVAVRPGHPMLLARLGARGPYLVGLPGNPLAAASGLLTLAGPLLCGLAGRVHDDPYHVAVRDDVHGHRHDTRLVPVVHGTAAGPGTSGRSDGTGTGAGADHVVPLHYNGPAMLRGIAAADGLAVVEPGGVRSGTEVEILDLPWFSAMPWTEGCFT is encoded by the coding sequence ATGACCAGGCGCAGCGGCGAGAACCCCGCCCCGCCACCCCGGAGCCGTTCCGCCGCCGGTTCCGCCGAGGCCGACACCCCGGAGTCCGACGACGGCGAGAACGCCACCGACACCGACACCGCCCGGAAGCGGGCCGCTGCCGAGGCCGAGGAGGAGCGGGCCGTCGCGCAGGCCCTGGCCCTCGTCGCACGGCAGGCACCGCACCCCGCCGGGCCGGGATTTGCCGGCCGGTCCGCCTCATCGCACGGCGAGGCGACCAGCCGTGCGATCCCCTGGGCCGAGGCCCGCGCCCTTGCCGCACGGGCGGGACGCGCGGCCCCCGTACGTACGGTCCGTCTCCCCCTCGACCGGGCACTCGGCCATGTGCTCGCCGAGCCCCTTGCCGCGCTCACCGACCTGCCGTCCTTCGACACCTCCGCCATGGACGGCTGGGCCGTCGCGGGTCCCGGACCGTGGCACATCCGCGCGAAGGAGGGCATCCTCGCCGGTCATGGCGCCCCCGCCCCGCTCCCCGACGGCGACGCCGTCCGCATCGCCACCGGCGCCCGCGTTCCGGCGGACGTCAACGCCGTCATCCGCAGCGAACACGCCCACGCGGACGAGACCAAGGGACTGCTCCACGCGCAACGGCAGGTGAGTCCGGGACAGGACATCCGGCCGCGCGGCCAGGAGTGCCGGTCGGGCGACCAACTCCTCCCCACCGGTGCCGTGGTGACCCCGGCTGTCCTCGGCCTGGCCGCGGCCGCCGGGTACGACGAACTGCTCGCCCGCCCCCGGCCCCGCGTCGACGTCCTGGTCCTCGGCGACGAACTGCTGACCGCCGGGCTCCCGCGCGACGGGCTCATCCGTGACGCGCTCGGGCCCATGATCGGCCCCTGGCTGCGCGCCCTGGGCGCCGATGTCTCCGAGCCACGACGCCTCGGGGACGACGCGGAGGCCCTGCGGCAGGCGCTCACCGGCTCCGACGCCGATCTGATCGTCACGACCGGCGGCACCGCCTCGGGACCCGTCGACCATGTGCACCCCGTCCTGGACCGGATCGGCGCCGAACTGCTCGTCGACGGAGTCGCCGTGCGCCCCGGCCATCCCATGCTGCTGGCCCGGCTCGGGGCCCGAGGGCCGTATCTCGTCGGGCTGCCCGGCAACCCCCTGGCGGCGGCCTCCGGTCTTCTCACGCTGGCGGGGCCGCTGCTGTGCGGGCTGGCCGGCCGGGTCCACGACGATCCCTACCACGTGGCCGTACGCGACGACGTGCACGGCCATCGGCACGACACCCGGCTCGTGCCCGTGGTCCATGGGACGGCCGCGGGCCCGGGAACCTCCGGCCGGAGCGACGGGACCGGAACCGGAGCCGGGGCCGATCACGTCGTACCACTGCATTACAACGGTCCCGCCATGCTGCGCGGGATCGCCGCCGCGGACGGGTTGGCCGTCGTGGAGCCGGGCGGGGTACGGTCCGGCACCGAGGTGGAGATCCTCGATCTACCGTGGTTCTCGGCGATGCCGTGGACTGAAGGGTGTTTCACGTGA
- a CDS encoding potassium channel family protein yields the protein MARRADEQVVPTRVMLPRRVVDGPARQVAKRLTMALMVMAITVLIVWVDRGGYHDAADGKVDFLDSVYYATVTLSTTGYGDITPYGDGARLVNVLLVTPLRVLFLIILVGTTLEVLTERTREDFRLKRWRTNLRDHTVVVGFGTKGRSAIQTLCATGLKKEQIVIVDPASKVIEIANAEGFTGVLGDATRSEVLLRAELQKARQIIIATQRDDTAVLVALTARQLNRGAKIVAAVREEENAPLLRQSGADAVITSASAAGRLLGLSVLSPSAGTVMEDLIQQGSGLDLVERPVIKAEVGKSVRETEDLVVSVLRGHRLLGYDDPAASPLQLTDRVITIVRASNEPPHNLPPTQSVPRF from the coding sequence ATGGCCAGGCGCGCCGACGAGCAGGTCGTCCCCACCCGGGTGATGCTCCCGCGCCGGGTCGTGGACGGCCCGGCCCGTCAGGTGGCCAAGCGGCTGACGATGGCTCTGATGGTGATGGCCATCACGGTCTTGATCGTCTGGGTCGACCGGGGCGGGTACCACGACGCCGCCGACGGCAAGGTCGACTTCCTGGACTCGGTGTACTACGCGACGGTCACCCTCTCCACCACCGGATACGGCGACATCACCCCGTACGGCGACGGCGCCCGGCTCGTGAACGTGCTGTTGGTGACACCGCTGCGCGTGCTCTTCCTCATCATCCTGGTCGGCACCACCCTTGAGGTCCTCACGGAGCGGACCCGGGAGGACTTCCGGCTGAAGCGTTGGAGAACCAACTTGCGTGACCACACCGTTGTCGTCGGCTTCGGTACGAAGGGCCGCTCGGCCATTCAGACCCTCTGTGCCACCGGCCTGAAGAAGGAACAGATCGTCATCGTCGACCCGGCGTCGAAGGTGATAGAGATCGCCAATGCAGAGGGGTTCACCGGGGTGCTCGGTGATGCGACACGCAGCGAGGTGCTGCTGCGGGCCGAGTTGCAGAAGGCGCGCCAGATCATCATCGCCACCCAGCGCGACGACACGGCGGTGCTGGTCGCACTGACCGCGCGTCAGCTCAACCGGGGCGCGAAGATCGTCGCCGCGGTGCGCGAGGAGGAGAACGCCCCGCTGCTGCGGCAGTCCGGGGCCGACGCCGTCATCACCAGTGCGAGTGCTGCGGGCCGACTGCTCGGCCTCTCCGTCCTCAGCCCCAGCGCGGGCACGGTGATGGAGGATCTCATCCAGCAGGGCAGCGGGCTCGATCTGGTCGAACGGCCGGTGATAAAGGCCGAGGTGGGCAAGAGCGTGCGGGAGACCGAGGACCTCGTGGTCAGCGTCCTGCGGGGCCACCGGCTCCTCGGCTACGACGACCCGGCGGCCAGCCCGCTGCAGCTGACGGACCGGGTGATCACCATCGTGCGCGCCTCGAACGAACCGCCTCACAACCTGCCGCCGACGCAGAGCGTGCCGCGCTTCTGA
- a CDS encoding NAD(P)H-quinone oxidoreductase, which translates to MHAITIPEPGGPEALVWAEVPDPVPGDGEVLVDVVAGAVNRADVLQRQGFYNPPPGASPYPGLECAGRIAALGPGVTGWSVGDEVCALLAGGGYAEKVAVPAGQLLPVPEGLDLELAAALPEVTATVWSNVFMVAHLRPAETLLVHGGSSGIGTMAIQLAKAVGARVAVTAGGPEKLARCAELGADILIDYREQDFVEELRKATDGAGADVILDIIGAKYLDRNVQALAVNGRLAVIGLQGGAKGELNLGALLTKRAAVTATSLRGRPLAEKAAIVAAVREHVWPLIADGVVKPVVDRTLPMPDAAEGHRLMESSTHIGKVLLRVPPAA; encoded by the coding sequence ATGCATGCGATCACGATCCCCGAACCCGGTGGCCCCGAGGCGCTCGTGTGGGCCGAGGTGCCCGATCCCGTTCCCGGCGACGGCGAGGTCCTCGTCGATGTCGTGGCCGGCGCGGTCAACCGGGCCGATGTGCTGCAACGGCAGGGCTTCTACAACCCGCCGCCCGGTGCCTCGCCCTACCCGGGCCTGGAGTGCGCCGGCCGTATCGCGGCCCTCGGTCCCGGTGTCACCGGCTGGTCCGTCGGCGACGAGGTGTGCGCGCTGCTGGCCGGCGGCGGTTACGCGGAGAAGGTCGCCGTCCCGGCGGGCCAGCTGCTCCCCGTACCGGAGGGACTGGACCTGGAGCTCGCCGCGGCCCTGCCCGAGGTGACGGCGACCGTGTGGTCCAACGTGTTCATGGTGGCCCATCTGCGGCCCGCCGAGACGCTGTTGGTGCACGGCGGTTCCAGCGGGATCGGCACGATGGCGATCCAGCTGGCCAAGGCGGTCGGCGCCCGGGTCGCGGTGACCGCGGGCGGCCCCGAGAAGCTGGCGCGCTGCGCGGAGCTCGGCGCCGACATCCTGATCGACTACCGCGAGCAGGACTTCGTCGAGGAGCTCCGCAAGGCGACGGACGGGGCGGGCGCGGACGTCATCCTCGACATCATCGGCGCGAAGTACCTGGACCGGAATGTGCAGGCGCTCGCCGTCAACGGCCGGCTGGCGGTCATCGGGCTCCAGGGCGGCGCCAAGGGCGAGCTGAATCTCGGCGCCCTGCTGACCAAGCGGGCCGCGGTCACCGCGACCTCGCTGCGCGGACGCCCGCTCGCCGAGAAGGCGGCAATCGTCGCGGCCGTACGCGAGCACGTCTGGCCGCTCATCGCCGACGGCGTCGTGAAGCCGGTGGTGGACCGCACCCTGCCGATGCCGGACGCGGCCGAGGGACACCGCCTGATGGAGTCCAGCACCCACATCGGCAAGGTGCTGCTGCGGGTTCCCCCGGCGGCCTGA
- a CDS encoding bacterial proteasome activator family protein — protein sequence MEMPRNERSQEHPQVLVVGQDGMAIGGGGTDDESREVPVTEMVEQPAKVMRIGSMIKQLLEEVRAAPLDEASRVRLKEIHASSVKELEDGLAPELVEELERLSLPFTEESVPSEAELRIAQAQLVGWLEGLFHGIQTALFAQQMAARAQLEQMRRALPPGSGHEEEDGGGAADPHGAIRSGPYL from the coding sequence ATGGAGATGCCGAGGAATGAACGATCGCAGGAGCACCCCCAGGTCCTCGTAGTGGGGCAGGACGGAATGGCGATCGGCGGCGGTGGCACTGACGACGAGTCGCGCGAGGTCCCGGTGACGGAGATGGTCGAACAGCCCGCGAAGGTCATGCGCATCGGCAGCATGATCAAGCAACTCCTGGAGGAGGTCAGGGCGGCTCCTCTCGACGAGGCGAGCCGTGTGCGCCTCAAGGAGATCCACGCCAGCTCGGTCAAGGAGCTGGAGGACGGCCTCGCGCCGGAGCTGGTGGAGGAGCTGGAACGGCTCTCCCTGCCGTTCACCGAGGAGTCCGTCCCCTCCGAGGCGGAACTCAGGATCGCGCAGGCCCAGTTGGTGGGCTGGCTGGAGGGCCTCTTCCACGGCATCCAGACCGCCCTGTTCGCGCAGCAGATGGCGGCGCGGGCCCAGCTGGAGCAGATGCGCCGAGCCCTGCCCCCGGGCAGCGGCCACGAGGAGGAGGACGGTGGCGGCGCCGCCGACCCGCACGGGGCGATCCGCTCCGGGCCGTACCTGTAA